TTTCTATGCGTGTTTTTTTTGCGATGAAGGATATGTGGACGCCTACTATTATTTCTCTTGCAGTAGCTGTTTTTGATATTGTAGTTATGGGAATGCTTGTAAAAATTTATGGACATGCAGGTATTGCGCTTGCAGTAAGTATTGGATTGTATCTATATATGATTCTTCTGCTTTTCTTTCTTCGAAAAAAGATAGGGTTTCTTGGTAGCAAAAAGATTGCTATTTCTATTTCAAAATTTTTAGCAGGTTCAGTTATTGGTATTATTATAATGTATTATTCTTTTAGAAAAATTGAAAGTTTTTTGCCTGCAATAAACTGGTATGTTGCGATGAATTTTTTTGCTTCTCTTATTTTATTCTCACTCGCCTACCTTTCAGTCTTATATCTATTAAAGGCAGATGAAATGATAAGTGCATATTTTGTATTGAAAAAACTCAAAAACAAATTGAAAGGAAAGTAAAATTTATATTTTGCTTTAAAAAGCGCAGGTGTAGAAACAGAAAAGGTATTTTTACTTGATGCTTATAGTGCAGAGAGAGAATGATAATTTTTGGTAAGAAGATTTACCAAAAAAGTCTGGCAATTAAATAGTTTATGAAAATGGAGGTTTTATGAAAAGAAAATTTAGTTTACTGATTTCTCTACCTATGCTGCTTACGTTAGGTTATATTTTTGCTGTATTTTCTGTATTCACGCCTGAGAAAAGAACGTTTGGAACAATTTTGTTAGCTGCTACTCTTGTGGGGCATGTTTTTTATTTATTTGGAAGTGAACAAAGAGCTATACGCAATTTTACTGCTGCAAAAAAATATCTTGATAAAGCAAATAGCGAAAAAGGGACAGACTTAATATTAAAGGCTATTGAGTTAACTAATAATTTAGATAATATTAAGTACTTGGTTGCCGGGACGTGTGAAAATCCTAAGAGTTACAAGAAAGCCGCCGATGTTTTAATCAAAAAATTAAAACAAAAGGATACTCCGTTTTTTAGATTTGTTGTAGCAAGTCTTTTTTATCATTCTGCAAATATTAGGAAAACAGTAGAGTTATTAAAGACAATAAACGTAGGAGATAGTAATATTAAGATAGCACGTCTTCTTGGCGCCTCTTTGTTTGAGTTAAAGAGATTTGAAGAGGCGATAGAGGTATTTAAACAGTTTGCACCTCCAATGCTTCCAATGAGGGAAGATGATCTTGCCTTGCTATTTGGCTTAGGCATTGCATATAATGAATTGGGAGAAAAAGAAAAGAGTAAAAAGTATTTAGTGAGAGTGGCAAGAAAAAATCCACGATTTGGTGGAGTTGATAAAATTTTGGAAAAACTCGAAGAAGAATCGACAACTGACAGAGGAACTTAAGCTTTTTTTATTTGTACAGAGTAATACATATATGCTATAATCGTAAGAAAGAAAGCTAGGTACATTATTCCTTTGTACGTGCCCGTAAGAGTTACAATAACCCCTGCTACGAGAGGGCCAAAAATATTTCCAAGACTTATTGATGATTGAATCAGTCCCGACGCTGTTGCTTTTTCCTTATTTTTTTCAGTAATTTCTTTTAGTGAGCCTGTAAAAAGAAATGACCATGCAAATCCTGTTGCAATCATTGCTGGGATGATCCAGAGGTAATTAGGGACAATAGTAAAGTATAAAAATATTGCCGCAGATAGAATAAGGCCCCATCCTATCGATTTTTTTCCTGAAATTCTATCCATAATAAAATACATTACCAAGAATTGTGTGGCGAAGTTAAATGTAAATAAAATTCCCTTCCAGTAATTGTTTACTCCTATCTGACCCAGGTATAGCACCCAAAAAGCCCATATCCCTGTAGCGCCCATATGTCTTAAAAATAGGGGAATGTATATATGCTTGTTCTTTTTAATTATATTGATTGGGAAAAGAGGTATGTTGATTGCTATGTATTCCTCTTTTTTGATGCTAGCTGCAACAAAGATGAGCGAGATAAAAAATGAAATTCCACTGATAATGAATAAATGTGGTAAACCCAAGAGAGTTGCTACGACACCCGATATGTATTGAGCAATAGCAGAGCCAATTGCTCCAAATGATGAGAATCTCCCCATGGTGCCTTTTTTTTCGTATATATATGCTGCGAGTGCCCCTGGGTAAATACCTGCAGTGGCACCTCCTAAAATTCTTATGAGGAGTAATTCCGTATAACTGCTGGCAAAGTATCCAAGTGTAAAAGCAATGGAAGACGCGAGAAATCCAATAATTATAATTCTTCGCCTACCTATTCGGTCAGCGATTCTTCCAAAAAACCAGGAGGAAAGAAAAATGGTGGCAGAGAAGAATGTAGAGAGAAGGCCTATCTCAAATTTTGTTGCGCCAAACGACTCTGCAAGTTGTGGAATAAAAAGATGTGGTGTGAAGAGTGCAAGATTTGCAAAAAGTTGGCTGATAAACCCTAATTTAACTTCTCTTTTCATCGGTTATTTTGTAATTTTGCATATTTATGTAGAAGAACAAAACTCCAGAGAGGTAAAAAGCAAACATAAGAAGAATAGGCAGTGTATATCCAAACTGTCCAATAAGTATACCCGAAATAGAAGCAGCAATCCCCCAGGAAATATTCCATGACATTTCTGTAATGCTTACCGCTGATGCTTTGATGTCTTCGGGAACTAATTCCATATAAGTATTTTGATTAACAGGGACTGCTGCGTTCATCAGTGCCCCTCTTGTAAAATACGATGTAATGGCAAGATAAGTTTTTTTAGTAAAGGCAAGCACAAGAATAAATGGCAGCGAAAGAGCCTGCATGAGAACAATGGCTTTTATTGCTCCAAAACGCTCTTTAATCACAGGGGCTATTAATGTCCCTGTCGCCGTGACAATACTTCCGATGGAGAAAATAATCCCTATGGAACTTATAGGGAGTTGGAACTTATCTTTAAAGTACAAGTTGAAAAACGGTATTATAAGGCCAGCTCCGGCACCCAACATGAAATTGGTAACTGCAAATATGATAACTATTTTCAGTTTTTTAAAATCTTTTTTTAACGCTTTAAAAGATTCAAAAAACATGTTGAAATTAATTTTTTTCTTTGTCTTTTGCCAATTTTCATTCAATTGATACAGAAAAAAAGAAGATGCAAGAAGGATTATAATACCAGTGAACAGAGTGTATTTCATTCCTATTATCTCTGATTTACTGAGGATACTGGGTAAGAAACCGCTAAGAAGTGAACCGATAAAGTCGCCTATAATAAGTGCTGAAAAAGAAAAGCTGAATAAGTGTGTGCGTTCAAAACTTGAGCTGCTTTCCGTAAGAAATGGTGCTTCTGAAACGATAAAAAACGAAGAACCCATACCCTGGAAAAATGCTGCCCACATCATTAAGTAAGGGTTCTTAGTAAGAATTAAGAGTAAAAGCATGGTGGTCTCAACCCATATACCCAATATAAAGGATTTTTTTCTTCCAATATTATCAGAAATGATACCTGATATAAAAATAAAAAAAGCCAGGCCCCATGGGAAAGCGGCATTTATCATGCCTATATGTGCAGTGCTAATTCCTATTTTACGAAGATATATATTAAATATAACGAAGAAAATGCTAAATCCTATTGCTGCCAGGAAATTGCTCATTAGATAAAGTCGGGCATTTTTTTGGATACTCTTTAGTTTTTTTAGATAAGACATTTATTTGTTTATTCCTTTTAAGGGAATCGTTCCGATTGAAGCAAGCGTAACAATTATTCCTGCGATGATAACACCCAACCCTATTGCAAGAAAAGCTTTTCTTTTCTTCATAGCAAAAAGCTCTGCTGCGAGTGTGCCAGTGTATGCCCCGGTGCCTGGCAGGGGGATTGCCACTAAAATGACAAGTCCCCAGAATCCGTATTTATCAACTAGCGATCTTGCTCTTTTTCTTACATAATTAAGATATTTATCAACGATGGTTATTTCTTCAGCGAGAAATATTATCAGTTGCCACATCAGAAAAACAATAGGTATGAGTAATATGTTCACACAAATTATTATTGCAGAGCTAAGAAAAATATTTTTATTGTAGTGTAAAATAGCCAACGGAATCGAACCTCTTAGCTCAATTCCAGGAAGAAACGTTATAAAAATTAGGTAGATCCATTCTTTCATGAAAATTATTCTAACAGAACTTGAATAATTTTCAATTATTCTTTAAGATTGGTTAATGATACAACTTAATTCACTACTATTTCCTGCTTTATCTATTGCTTCAATTGTGAACGTTGTTTCTTTGTTGTATAAATAGAGGGGAAGATCAAATGTTTTGCTTTTGAACACGAATTTTATATTGCGAACAGTGACTGCAGCATAATCAAAATTATCATCTTCTATTTTGATCTTTAATTCATAAATTGGAGACTCTGATTCTTTTTGTGATTCAAGCAATATAACAGGTGGTGTTGTATCTATATTAAATTCTATCTTTTTTACATCCTCTTTGAATGTTCTCTTATCAGAGAAACCTACTGAATAAAAGTAAATATTCTGTATCCCGTCATTTAATTTTATAGGTTTTTCGTAAAGTATAAAATTTTCATTATTCTTGCTATAGTAAATATCGTATTTATCAATGGAGCTACCTGTATCAACACTGAAATCAAGGTTAACTTCTGAAACATAGAATTCATTTTCTCCATCTGGCGCATAAGGTGTTGCAATAGAAGATGTGTTTATGAAATAACCACCCTTCATTGAGATTACATTTGATTTGATAGGGGTCATTTCTTTTGATGTCCATACTTTTACGTAGGCATCGCTAGATTTTGTGTCAGGTAGATTTAATCCTTTTATAATAATCTTTACGCTACTTACTGCATTTATATCTCTTGGTACTACAATAGCAATCTCTTTTTCTTCTATAGCTGTATCTTCAAAATGCATTTTAACTTCAGGTGAAAGGGGTGGGTTGGTATCATTTATCTTAATATTATTGCGTGGTATTACAGTAAAAGAATCTGAAAGAATAGGTGAAAAGCGGATAAATATAAAATCTCTTGGTGTAGGTTGTACAAAAGTAAAAGGTCCCTTTCCAAATGTCGTAGCCGTGTATCTGTCTAAATTGCCATTTTGGCCTACTGAAAAGTTTATCTCTATTTCGTTATCTAAAAGTTTTATTTCAGGTTTTTTAATTGTACTCACATCAGTTACATGGTAATACTGAGATTCTAAATCAGTATCTTCGTATCTTATATGAAGCTTAAAATATCCAGGATCCTGTGGATTTAAAATTATGCCTTTTTCTATAACGATTGTTATTTCTTTTTTCTTTCCCAGTTCAAAAGGAAGAAAAAATTTAACGCTATGTCCTGAAAATTGTGGGTCTTCAGTAAGATAAAAACCGTTTATAGCAATTCTGTCTTTTGTGTTATCTAATCTTCTTATGGGAATTTTATCATCAAACACAATTGTGATCTCGGTACTTTCTATTAAGTCTGTCTCAGGATAGAAACTTATTGAATACTCTGGGGAATACCCTACATAGTTGTCAGAAATCTCTACATTTACATAGCTTGATGTATTAGCAAACCCTGTAACGGGTAGGAAAAACAAACCAATTAAAATAAAAACAACAGATTTTTTCATTTATTGCCTCCTATTCATACCTTAATGCTTCGACTGGATTTAATTGTGCTGCTTTTTTTGCAGGATAAACACCAAAGAATATACCGATGAGAACAGCCACACTAAATCCCACTATAATGGATGTAGATGTAATACGGGTAGGTATAAAACTCTGAGGAATAAGTAACGATAAAACAACGCCTACAATGATTCCTATTATACCCCCACCTCCAGATATAAGTGTAGATTCCAGAAGAAACTGAAGTAGAACATCCCAATTTTTTGCTCCTACTGCTTTACGTATCCCTATTTCGCGTGTTCTTTCGGCAACAGAGGCTAGCATTATGTTCATAATGCCAATGCCGCCAACAATCAACGCAATAGATCCTATAGCTGTAAGCATGAGAGTAAAAATATTTGTTATATCTGTAGCAAGGTCTACGTACTGTTGTTCGCTATTTATAGAGAAATTTTCTGATCCGTGTCTTACAATGAGAAGGCTCTTAATGCGGGCGCCCAGGACATCCATCGGCATATCATCCATTGCTTTTACATAAATTACCTGGACATCACTTTTTCCTGTATGTGCTTGAAGTGTCGTAATAGGCATGACAATAATATCGTCTAAGTCCATCATACCCATTGAGCCCAACGATTTTAGTGTGCCTATAACTAAATATTTTATATCATTTATCTTTATATATTGGCCTGTTGGATCCGTATTACCAAATAAACTGTCTTTTGTTGTAGCACCTAAAATACATACATTCCGATATCCATCAATATCCTGGTTAGTGAATCTCCTGCCTGAAGCTAAAGTATAGTTTGATACAAAAAACGCATCAACATTTGTTCCTATGCCACTTGTGGAAATTGTCGAATTGCCATACTTTACGCTGGCACTGATGCGAGTCTCTGGTGAAATTCGTGTGTCGGGCAATTTCTTTTTAAGGTATTTTACATCTTCATACGTAAGAGGTTTTAGAACTGTACTTGTCCCTGCCATTGCAGCTTTAAATAAATTCGTTTTTTGCCCGGGGGTAATAATAACGACATTTGAACCAAGAGATTCAATATTCGAAAGAATAGCATGTTGAGCGCCATATCCAACTGAAGTAATAAGAATAAGCGATGCAACACCTACAATGACGCCTAATGTAGAAAGGAATGTTCTCATCTTATTTACTCTGAGTGATGATATTGCCATTTTTATTATTCTTGCAATTTTCATTTTTTTATCT
The sequence above is a segment of the Caldisericota bacterium genome. Coding sequences within it:
- a CDS encoding ABC transporter permease, whose amino-acid sequence is MKIARIIKMAISSLRVNKMRTFLSTLGVIVGVASLILITSVGYGAQHAILSNIESLGSNVVIITPGQKTNLFKAAMAGTSTVLKPLTYEDVKYLKKKLPDTRISPETRISASVKYGNSTISTSGIGTNVDAFFVSNYTLASGRRFTNQDIDGYRNVCILGATTKDSLFGNTDPTGQYIKINDIKYLVIGTLKSLGSMGMMDLDDIIVMPITTLQAHTGKSDVQVIYVKAMDDMPMDVLGARIKSLLIVRHGSENFSINSEQQYVDLATDITNIFTLMLTAIGSIALIVGGIGIMNIMLASVAERTREIGIRKAVGAKNWDVLLQFLLESTLISGGGGIIGIIVGVVLSLLIPQSFIPTRITSTSIIVGFSVAVLIGIFFGVYPAKKAAQLNPVEALRYE
- a CDS encoding MFS transporter, with translation MSNFLAAIGFSIFFVIFNIYLRKIGISTAHIGMINAAFPWGLAFFIFISGIISDNIGRKKSFILGIWVETTMLLLLILTKNPYLMMWAAFFQGMGSSFFIVSEAPFLTESSSSFERTHLFSFSFSALIIGDFIGSLLSGFLPSILSKSEIIGMKYTLFTGIIILLASSFFLYQLNENWQKTKKKINFNMFFESFKALKKDFKKLKIVIIFAVTNFMLGAGAGLIIPFFNLYFKDKFQLPISSIGIIFSIGSIVTATGTLIAPVIKERFGAIKAIVLMQALSLPFILVLAFTKKTYLAITSYFTRGALMNAAVPVNQNTYMELVPEDIKASAVSITEMSWNISWGIAASISGILIGQFGYTLPILLMFAFYLSGVLFFYINMQNYKITDEKRS
- a CDS encoding small multi-drug export protein, translating into MKEWIYLIFITFLPGIELRGSIPLAILHYNKNIFLSSAIIICVNILLIPIVFLMWQLIIFLAEEITIVDKYLNYVRKRARSLVDKYGFWGLVILVAIPLPGTGAYTGTLAAELFAMKKRKAFLAIGLGVIIAGIIVTLASIGTIPLKGINK
- a CDS encoding MFS transporter; translation: MKREVKLGFISQLFANLALFTPHLFIPQLAESFGATKFEIGLLSTFFSATIFLSSWFFGRIADRIGRRRIIIIGFLASSIAFTLGYFASSYTELLLIRILGGATAGIYPGALAAYIYEKKGTMGRFSSFGAIGSAIAQYISGVVATLLGLPHLFIISGISFFISLIFVAASIKKEEYIAINIPLFPINIIKKNKHIYIPLFLRHMGATGIWAFWVLYLGQIGVNNYWKGILFTFNFATQFLVMYFIMDRISGKKSIGWGLILSAAIFLYFTIVPNYLWIIPAMIATGFAWSFLFTGSLKEITEKNKEKATASGLIQSSISLGNIFGPLVAGVIVTLTGTYKGIMYLAFFLTIIAYMYYSVQIKKA